A single window of Salvia splendens isolate huo1 chromosome 6, SspV2, whole genome shotgun sequence DNA harbors:
- the LOC121810003 gene encoding transmembrane 9 superfamily member 1, giving the protein MLSSVRSFAVLIIVLASVASPVFGKFKANDPVTLWVNKVGPYNNPQETYNYYSLPFCSPSKNGAHKWGGLGEVLGGNELIDSQIDIKFKKDVAKTVICEIELDAAKVKQFKDAIDNSYWFEFFMDDLPLWGFIGEVLPDRNRDNKHVLFTHKSLVINYNGNQIIHVNLTQENPKPLEEGRTLDMTYSVKWTPTNTTFARRFDVYLDYPFFEHQIHWFSVFNSFMMVIFLTGLVSMILMRTLRNDYAKYAREDDDLETLERDVSEESGWKLVHGDVFRPPQNLALLTAVVGTGAQLATLVLLVIILAIVGMLYIGRGAIVTTFIVCYAFTSFIAGYVSGGMYSRHGGKKWITSMILTASLFPFLCFGIGFILNTIAIFYGSLAAIPFGTMVVVFVLWAFISFPLALLGTVVGRNWSGVPNNPCRVKTIPRPIPEKKWYLTPSIISLMGGLLPFGSIFIEMYFVFTSFWNYKVYYVYGFMLLVFVILIIVTICVTIVGTYFLLNAENYHWQWTSFFSAASTALYVYLYSIYYYHVKTKMSGFFQTSFYFGYTLMFCLGLGILCGAVGYLGSNLFVRRIYRNIKCD; this is encoded by the exons ATGTTGTCATCTGTCCGATCGTTCGCCGTTCTCATCATCGTCTTAGCGTCTGTAGCCTCTCCTGTTTTCGGCAAG TTCAAAGCTAATGATCCCGTCACCCTATGGGTGAACAAGGTTGGCCCATATAACAACCCCCAGGAGACCTATAACTATTATAGCCTCCCGTTTTGCAGCCCATCCAAAAATGGTGCTCACAAGTGGGGTGGGCTTGGTGAGGTTCTTGGAGGGAATGAACTTATCGATAGCCAAATCGACATAAAGTTCAAGA AGGACGTTGCCAAGACTGTGATTTGTGAAATTGAACTAGATGCAGCAAAAGTTAAACAGTTCAAGGATGCCATTGACAATTCTTACTGGTTTGAGTTTTTTATGG ACGATCTTCCATTGTGGG GTTTTATTGGTGAAGTTCTTCCCGATAGGAATCGTGATAACAAGCATGTGCTCTTTACACACAAAAGTCTTGTAATTAACTACAATGGGAATCAG ATTATTCATGTCAATCTCACTCAAGAAAATCCTAAGCCACTTGAAGAGGGTAGAACACTGGATATGACTTACTCTGTGAAATGGACTCCAACCAACACCACATTTGCACGCCGTTTTGATGTATATCTGGATTACCCATTTTTTGAGCACCAG ATCCATTGGTTTTCTGTCTTTAATTCTTTCATGATGGTGATTTTCCTCACTGGCTTGGTGTCTATGATATTAATGCGCACACTGCGCAATGATTATGCAAAATATGCTCGGGAAGATGACGATCTTGAGACTCTG gaaCGAGATGTGAGTGAAGAATCTGGTTGGAAACTGGTCCATGGTGATGTGTTTCGGCCTCCCCAAAATTTGGCTCTACTCACTGCTGTTGTTGGCACTGGTGCTCAACTAGCAACACTGGTTCTGCTTGTCATCATTTTGGCTATTGTCGGAATGTTGTACATAGG GAGAGGAGCTATTGTAACTACCTTTATTGTGTGCTATGCTTTTACCTCATTTATAGCTGGTTATGTGAGCGGTGGCATGTATTCGCGTCATGGGG GTAAGAAGTGGATAACATCAATGATCCTCACAGCATCCCTTTTCCCATTCTTGTGTTTTGGGATTGGGTTCATCTTAAACACAATTGCCATATTTTATGGGTCTCTAGCTGCCATTCCCTTCGGTACCATGGTGGTTGTTTTTGTCCTATGGgcttttatttctttccccTTGGCTCTTCTCGGCACTGTTGTTGGAAGAAACTGGAGTGGCGTGCCAAACAATCCTTGCCGAGTCAAGACCATTCCTCGTCCAATTCCTGAGAAGAAATGGTATTTGACCCCATCAATTATCTCTCTCATGGGAGGTCTACTCCCTTTTGGAAGCAtttttattgaaatgtatttcgTCTTCACTTCCTTCTGGAATTACAAG GTTTACTATGTCTACGGCTTCATGCTTCTTGTCTTTGTAATTCTGATCATTGTCACCATTTGCGTGACGATTGTTGGTACATATTTCTTACTGAATGCTGAGAACTATCACTGGCAATGGACTTCGTTCTTCTCTGCAGCTTCCACCGCTCTATATGTATACTTATATTCTATATACTACTATCACGTCAAGACTAAGATGTCGGGCTTCTTCCAGACCAGCTTTTATTTTGGATACACTCTGATGTTCTGTCTCGGTCTGGGAATCCTTTGTG GTGCTGTTGGATATCTGGGCTCCAACTTGTTTGTGAGGAGAATTTACAGGAATATCAAATGTGATTAA
- the LOC121806882 gene encoding transcription factor bHLH80-like, whose translation MQPPRGSGSAEPTRGDGGGLARYRSAPATWLEALLESDEEQVLPDVVLDIPKPPPPPNASSTAEVDLQLLESAGGGSFSNFLRMNSSPAEFLSLLNSSEGLFSNLGIPADYELLPANQGKRAREAEDLDGISPKKSPSSSSSTQVKREKRGQLQGSGGSFDLDMENILEDSVMCRVRAKRGCATHPRSIAERERRTRISDRIRKLQELVPNMDKQTNTADMLEEAVAYVKHLQKEIQDLTEHQKKCTCSTND comes from the exons ATGCAACCGCCGCGCGGCAGCGGAAGCGCCGAGCCGACTaggggcgacggcggcgggctCGCTAGATACCGGTCAGCTCCGGCGACTTGGTTGGAAGCGTTGCTCGAGTCGGACGAGGAGCAGGTCTTGCCTGACGTCGTATTGGATATACCTAAACCGCCTCCGCCCCCCAATGCCTCCTCCACCGCTGAAGTCGATCTCCAGCTGCTGGAGTCCGCCGGAGGCGGCAGCTTTAGCAATTTCCTGAGGATGAACAGCTCGCCGGCGGAGTTTTTGTCTCTGCTTAATAGCTCGGAAGGGCTGTTTTCGAATTTAGGGATTCCGGCGGATTACGAGCTCTTGCCGGCGAATCAAGGTAAGCGCGCACGCGAGGCGGAGGATTTGGATGGGATTTCGCCGAAAAAGTCGCCGTCTTCGTCTTCTTCTACTCAAGTG AAACGAGAGAAGCGTGGGCAACTGCAAGGCTCGGGAGGGTCATTTGATCTTGATATGGAGAATATTTTGGAGGACTCAGTAATGTGTAGGGTACGAGCAAAACGTGGCTGTGCTACTCATCCTCGCAGCATTGCTGAAAGG GAGAGAAGAACGCGGATCAGTGACAGGATAAGGAAGCTGCAAGAACTTGTCCCTAATATGGATAAG CAAACAAACACCGCAGACATGTTAGAAGAAGCTGTAGCTTATGTCAAGCATCTGCAGAAAGAAATCCAG GATCTAACGGAGCATCAAAAGAAATGCACATGCTCAACAAACGATTGA
- the LOC121808460 gene encoding nucleolar protein 10-like has translation MAFEGGTLKSSSINGVKMYSVSGQNRSLAAWLPPKKLRALRKNPDYLQRVDLVQDLRFETSTSRIKVTPDGEYLVASGIYPPQVKVYELRELSLKFERHLVSEIVDFEILDDDYSKMAFLCTDRSIRLHAKYGSHYSLRIPRMGRDIAYDSWSCDIICAASSPDLYRINLEQGRFLASLSTQSPALNVVSRSKIHGLVAGGGEDGAVECFDMRTKSSVGRLDAVASAGDNDAEVTAIEFDGDGGYQMAVGSSAGKILIYDLRSSNPMRIKDHMYGSPILNIKWHTTLNSEQSKLITTDKHIVRIWDPETGEGMTSIEPSAGKINDICVFKDSGLILLALDSSQIPSYFIPALGPAPKWCSYLENLTEELEEGGQTTIYDDYKFLTKEDLAKLNLTNLIGTNLLRAYMHGYFVDYRLYKKAQSLAEPFAYESYIEKRKQEKSQSERETRITIKRKLPKVNRTLAARLLEAEEEQNDDKDADVAETQEKAGAKKGPKRKRGLTTEVLKDERFTSMFEDKDFEVDEFSKEYLALHPMPATTNKPSLLEEHFEALSEDDGQSVNGSDVPSEDDLENTDGKSKRKSQVPRFYEVKDNRHAEAFWNDESLADEESLPMGERAARTKPQRCSKDVVKYGQGGSREISFKARSSAKAKEYDDIEEARPEKRRGVQSLKLPGGSGRGRGGGFRGRGGGSRGRGGGSRGRGGGRGRSSRGRGH, from the exons ATGGCGTTTGAAGGGGGCACTTTGAAGTCTTCCTCTATAAATGGAGTCAAAATGTACTCGGTTTCCGGCCAAAACCGGTCGCTTGCGGCATGGCTTCCTCCAAAGAAGCTCAGAGCACTGCGGAAAAATCCAG ATTATTTGCAGAGAGTGGATTTGGTACAGGATTTGAGGTTTGAAACCTCGACTTCTAGAATTAAGGTGACGCCTGATGGGGAGTATCTTGTAGCTTCAG GCATTTATCCTCCACAAGTCAAAGTGTACGAGCTGAGGGAATTGTCACTGAAGTTCGAAAGACATTTGGTTTCTGAAATTGTTGATTTCGAG ATATTAGACGATGACTACTCGAAGATGGCATTTCTTTGCACTGACCGGTCTATACGTCTTCATGCAAAATACGGGAGTCATTACAGTTTGAGAATTCCACG GATGGGCAGAGATATTGCCTATGACAGCTGGTCTTGTGATATAATTTGTGCTGCTTCTTCTCCAGATCTGTATAGGATAAACTTAGAACAG GGCCGTTTCCTAGCCTCTCTTAGTACACAATCTCCAGCTCTGAATGTGGTGTCTCGAAG CAAAATCCATGGATTAGTCGCTGGTGGTGGTGAGGATGGTGCTGTTGAATGCTTTGATATGAGGACTAAGTCATCAGTTGGTCGACTGGATGCTGTAGCAAGTGCTGGTGATAATGATGCG GAGGTTACTGCAATTGAATTTGATGGAGATGGAGGTTATCAAATGGCTGTTGGAAGCAGCGCTGGGAAG ATCCTAATTTATGATTTGCGCTCATCTAATCCTATGCGAATAAAGGATCACAT GTATGGCAGCCCGATACTCAACATTAAGTGGCATACGACTCTAAACTCGGAGCAATCAAAATTGATCACTACTGATAAACACATAGTCAGGATTTGGGACCCTGAGACG GGAGAAGGTATGACCAGCATTGAACCATCTGCTGGGAAAATTAATGATATATGTGTCTTCAAAGACAGTGGACTGATTTTGTTGGCTCTGGACAGCAGCCAGATACCATCTTACTTCATCCCAGCCCTTGGACCTGCTCCAAAGTGGTGTTCTTATTTGGAGAATTTAACA GAAGAGCTTGAGGAGGGTGGACAAACAACCATTTATGATGATTACAAATTTTTGACAAAGGAGGACCTTGCTAAACTGAATCTGACAAATTTGATTGGCACCAATCTTCTCAGGGCTTATATGCATGGTTACTTTGTTGATTATCGATTGTATAAAAAG GCACAAAGCTTGGCTGAGCCATTTGCTTATGAGTCTTATATAGAAAAGCGAAAGCAGGAAAAATCACAGTCCGAACGTGAGACCAGAATAACG ATCAAAAGGAAGCTGCCGAAAGTTAATAGGACTTTGGCAGCCCGACTTCTTGAAGCAGAGGAAGAGCAGAATGACGATAAGGATGCGGATGTTGCCGAAACTCAGGAAAAGGCAGGTGCTAAGAAGGGACCAAAGAGGAAGAGAGGACTCACCACTGAAGTTCTCAAGGATGAGCGGTTTACATCCATGTTCGAAGATAAG GACTTTGAGGTTGATGAATTCTCAAAAGAATACCTGGCTCTGCACCCTATGCCAGCAACAACAAATAAGCCCTCTTTGCTCGAGGAACATTTTGAGGCTCTTTCAGAAGATGATGGACAGAGTGTTAATGGTTCTGATGTACCATCAGAAGACGACCTTGAAAATACGGATGGCAAATCTAAGAGAAAATCCCAAGTACCTAG ATTTTATGAAGTGAAGGACAACCGGCATGCAGAAGCATTCTGGAATGACGAGTCGCTTGCAGACGAGGAATCCCTTCCTATGGGTGAAAGAGCAGCTCGGACGAAACCACAGCGATGTTCAAAGGATGTTGTCAAATATGGTCAAGGGGGATCCCGGGAAATCTCTTTCAAGGCCAGAAGCTCAGCAAAAGCCAAGGAGTATGATGATATTGAGGAGGCACGTCCTGAAAAGAGGAGGGGCGTGCAATCATTGAAGTTACCCGGTGGCTCAGGTCGTGGTAGGGGTGGCGGCTTCCGTGGTAGAGGCGGTGGTTCTCGGGGTAGAGGTGGTGGTTCTCGTGGTAGGGGTGGAGGCCGTGGGAGGAGCAGCAGGGGAAGAGGGCATTGA